The Deinococcus radiopugnans ATCC 19172 DNA segment CGGTGGCCGAACTGGGCGGGCTGCACATTCTGGTGAACAACGCCGGGGGCGGCGGCGCGGGCCGCGAGAATCCGTTCAAGATCGGGGTGGAGGACTTCGCGCGGGTCTTTGAACTCAACGTGTTCAGCGCGTGGCGGCTGTGCCAGCTGTGCGTGCCGCACATGAAAGAGGCGGGCTACGGCTCGGTGGTCAACATCACCTCGATGGCCAGCATCAACCGCAGCCCCAACATCAGCGCCTACGCGTCCTCCAAGGCGGCCCTGAACCACATGACGGCCAATCTGGCGATGGATTTTGGCCCCGAGGTCCGCGTCAACGCCGTCGGCCCCGGCGCCACCCGCACCCACGCCCTGTCCACCGTGCTGACCCCGGAGATCGAGCGGCAGATGCTGGCCCACACGCCCATCAAGCGGCTGGGTGAGCCGGAGGACATCGCGGGCGCGGTGCTGTACTTCGCCGCGCCGGTCTCCTCCTGGGTCAGCGGACAGACGCTGTTCGTCAACGGCGGCGGCGTGCAGACGCTGGAATAGCCCCCTGACCACGGGCACCCCCGTTGCCCTGCCGGAAGAGGCGCTAGCCTGTGCGCGTGACTCCCGCCGACAAGCACGCCGACTATGACCTGACCACCCTGGCCGCCCGCGCGGGCGAGGAGGCCCGGCCCAACGCGTCGGTGCCGCTCGTCGAGCCGATCTACCAGTCCACCGTCTACGCCTTTGCCGATCTGGACGCGCTGGACGGGGCCATGAGCGGCGCCGAGCCCGCTGCCTTCTACTACCGCAACGGCACGCCCAACGCGGCTACCCTGGAGCGCGCCCTGGCCGTGCTGGAAGGCACCGAGGCCACGCTGGTGGCCGCCAGCGGCATGGCCGCGATCAGCGCGGCCTTTCTGGGCGTCCTGAAAACCGGCGATCATGTCGTCACCGACGCCCGGGTCTACGGCGTGACCTAC contains these protein-coding regions:
- a CDS encoding glucose 1-dehydrogenase — translated: MTMTDVQNLFDLGGKVAVVTGGGNGIGRACALMLAGAGAAVAVGDLKLADAQAVADEITAGGGRAIAVACNVTVDAELVTLVERTVAELGGLHILVNNAGGGGAGRENPFKIGVEDFARVFELNVFSAWRLCQLCVPHMKEAGYGSVVNITSMASINRSPNISAYASSKAALNHMTANLAMDFGPEVRVNAVGPGATRTHALSTVLTPEIERQMLAHTPIKRLGEPEDIAGAVLYFAAPVSSWVSGQTLFVNGGGVQTLE